In Elephas maximus indicus isolate mEleMax1 chromosome 7, mEleMax1 primary haplotype, whole genome shotgun sequence, the following proteins share a genomic window:
- the LOC126079595 gene encoding olfactory receptor 5AL1-like: protein MAKGNLSALTEFILLGLTDNPDLQTILFSVFLVIYLVSFIDNLGLIVLIQISPQLHTPMYFFLKHLALVDFSLTSTVTPNTLVNFLCEVKSITFYACATQVCCFITFVVCELYLLSIMAYDRYVAICNPLLYVVLMPRKLCTQLVASTYVYGFIVGLVQTVVTFHLSFCDSNMVNHFYCDDVSLIALACSDTQVKELMLLITAGFNALCSLLIVSISYGFIVLAILRIHSVEGRQKAFSTCVSHLISITTFYGTFIFMYLQPKSSHFLNRDKFASVFYVVVIPMLNPLIYSLRNQEVKNALKRIIEKLCLAIR from the coding sequence ATGGCCAAAGGCAACCTTTCAGCCCTGACTGAGTTCATCCTCTTGGGACTCACAGATAACCCAGACCTTCAAACCATTCTCTTTAGTGTCTTCCTAGTGATCTACTTAGTTAGTTTCATAGATAATCTAGGTTTGATTGTGCTAATCCAAATCAGTCCTCAGCTTCACacacccatgtatttttttctcaaacaCCTGGCCCTTGTTGATTTTTCTCTTACTTCAACGGTCACCCCAAACACTTTAGTGAATTTTTTGTGTGAAGTTAAAAGTATAACATTTTATGCATGTGCCACCCAGGTATGTTGTTTTATCACATTTGTAGTTTGTGAACTCTACTTGCTTTCCATCATGGCATATGATCGGTATGTTGCCATCTGCAACCCTTTACTCTATGTCGTTCTCATGCCTAGGAAACTCTGTACTCAACTGGTTGCTAGCACATATGTTTATGGTTTTATTGTGGGTCTTGTACAGACAGTGGTGACAttccatttgtctttttgtgactccaATATGGTCAACCACTTCTACTGTGATGATGTTTCTTTGATTGCTTTGGCCTGCTCTGACACCCAAGTCAAGGAGCTGATGTTGTTAATCACTGCTGGGTTTAATGCTCTTTGCTCTCTACTGATTGTGTCAATTTCTTATGGTTTCATTGTCTTAGCCATCCTTAGGATCCACTCTGTTGAaggaagacagaaagccttttccACCTGCGTGTCCCACCTGATTTCCATCACAACATTTTATGGAACCTTTATTTTTATGTACCTCCAGCCCAAGTCAAGCCATTTTCTGAACAGAGATAAATTTGCTTCAGTGTTTTATGTGGTGGTGATTCCCATGCTAAACCCACTGATCTACAGCTTGAGAAACCAGGAGGTAAAAAATGCACTGAAGAGAATTATAGAAAAGTTGTGTTTGGCTATaaggtaa